The nucleotide sequence TAGACGTCCTCAGCCACGGAGCGGCACGACAGGCCCATGCCGGtagccgccaccgccactgccccCGCGCTGCCCCTTCCCGCCGCTCCGCGTGTGCTCGACCAAACCCTAGCTATTTGTGACGTCGCTGCGTCCCCCGCGCTGCCCCTTCCCGCCGCTCCGCGTGTGTGTGGGGGTGGGCCGCTCCTCAACCAAACCCTGCCTGCCTGTGCTCGCTGGCCATGCCCCTGGCCGGGGGTGGGTCCCCACCATGGCGTTGCCGGCGCAGGGCAGAAGCATGGCCTAGAAATCTCTCGTCCTCATCTTCCCCCTCTCCCTTTCTCCCACTGTGGCTGCGTATGGTGGCCGCACCTAGTGCGGGTGGGCCTCGACAGTGCCATGTTTGGTACAGACCAGTCTCAGGTGCTCGCGTTTCATCTTATTTTATGATTTTGCTTTTGTCTCTCTAATTTGTCCCTACATTGACTATGAATCATGTTCTATTGGTTGACCTATAATGCCTGCAGCTCCAATGTTTGCCTTCTCTGTGTTCATCTCTGGGAGGACAGCACCAATTGCCAGTTGCCACGTCACTATCACTGCTACAAAGGTTATGTAATCTCTCTCAGCTTAGCTCCATATGAGTGCCTGGGCATTTTGAATGTTGATCGATTTGCATCAGAGGCCACAACAGATAGTGTACTTCTCATCACTACTTCTTGCCATCTTACCTCACCACATTTCCAGAGTGGTGGTCACTTATTTCCCTTGTCAACAGAGCACAAATTGATATGTACATTTCGATTGCTACAGCGATGTTTAACTCCAGTAATATTCGCCATAGGTAGACTGCTTTGAAGTTTTCACACCTGCTATTTTTTTCTTCTTGAGCCTGTGACGAAAAAATTACGTACCCATTGCTCAAGCATATGATCCGATGTTCATTCTCTTGTGAGGTACTGGCCATGCCCTGTTATTTATATTATGCAATTTGTGACAGTAACCCGGTTGTCACCATGCCTTGAAGCTTCAAGTTGAAGAACAAATGATGATCGGTATGTTTCTGAAACCTCTAAAAAATCCTGTCTTCATTGGGAAAAAACTGACCTTTTTCGTTGTGCCAGCAGAAACTTTACAACCCTTTAAAACAACATGTTAGTTTGCAAAGAGAAATGTCACTAGGAATTACTATTATTTAGCTCACCCTTTCCTCTAAATTATATAGGCGTTGTGGTTGTATTTCCATGACATGTTTCTGCCACTCATAGTTGAACCAACAGAAAGCGAGACCAAGGTAAACATTTGCAACTTTTCTCTCACCGATCGACATGGTCACTGTAATTTTCTTGTCGTTCTGTAGGGTGTGGGCTGGTTAGACCTCCTCTCCTTTCATGTTGATTATGATTGGTCTCTGTACCAACGTGAAAACATACATATATTATACTTAGGTTCTGCAACCATGATGAGCAAAATAGTAGGCGAAGTACTTAATCTTCAAACTTTGATTATAGTTCTAATGTTTCCCAATATGCATATGAACATGACCTTTGTAGTGAAAGAAAATAGGTGCAAATAAAAAAGGAATGGGAGAGGGGGTGGAGTAATGAGTATTTGAGTGCTCTAAGTATTTATATTTATCTTAGCCATACATACAACCTAAGAGTTGTCCTGCCAAACTGGTATATTGCCCAATatgaaaataccatttattaatgCTTATTTCTCAAACCAGATTATTCAGAGTATATTTATTAGGGGTTATTTCTATGGGAGTTGTATGAGGTTTTGGGATTGCATTACCTTCTGTGTGGCTAATAGATTAGGAAGCAACAAAATACAATGCTCCCTAGCTTATAAGAATTTATTCATGCTATGTTATTAACACATGACGTACTTCAGTCTATTATTATTCCTGCCAGGTTGATATGATGATGATGTCAGAAACTGATCCACGTGCTCTATGAAGACAACGGTGTCGTCTGCTGTCATATTGGTAACCTCCTACCTACGTACGCATTTTAAGTTAGTTTGTTTCTAAATACTAACAAGAAAGTGACAAATCTTTCAGTTTCGTGTGCATGAAATATCTACATTGAACTTCAAATATTGTTTCTATGCAAAGATTAAATAGATTTTTTACATGCACCTTAAACAGGTCATTTGCCGGCGCGTGCGATGGCGCAAGTAATGGACTAGTGAACACAATTTGCCCTAGATCGAGGCCTTTCCAAATATAGCATAATAATACATCGATCATTGAAATAGACCGTCAGATGCTAAGCAATCATCCTGATCCAAAATTACACAAGTATACAACGTATGTACTACTAGAACTGGTCGCTCCAGCAAACACGTAGTAGCAGAGTACACACTAGCCTGCTAATTTTAACCATGGCTAGCTCAAAACGGCATGCAATCACCAACTAGAGCTCGCCGCTCTAGCAAACACGTACGAGCGCATGCAGCAAGGCACGCACGCGCTGGATTCGTGCGCGCGTCACACCCGGCCCAACGCCCAATCCATGCATCGGCCGGCTCAAAAACATGGGCACGCGATCGACGCGCAGCAATAATCACACGGCCGGCACGCGTCGTCAGAACGTGGGCACGACGCCGTAGCCGGCGGCGAAGTCGAGCACGTAGGGGTAGGATGGCTGCTGCTGCGACGACCGCGCCGGCGCCGCGGCAGCCGCGTCGAAGTCGGCGTCGTTGTCGTCCGCGCGCTTCGCGAAGCGGCCCTTGATGCGCGGGCGCGACTCCGCGTAGGCCTTCCGGGACGCGTAGCGGATCGTCTTCTCGAACCGCCGGTTCTTCCGTTTCTCACGGTACCGCATCAGCCGCGCCTCCCTGCTctccgcggccgccgccggcgtcgtCGCGACCCTGCCCGCCATGACCCCGTCACTGCGCTCCGGCACCGCACCCACGTCCAAAGACGACACCTGGACGACATACCAAAACCAAGTTCAGTTGGGTGCATAACTGCATATCCATCATCGATCATCCTAGGCTCCTAGTCCTAGCTATAGCAACTTGCACGCTCTTGGTCCTGCCTACGAAAGTAGGCTGCTGTGATATGATCTAGCTGGGCCTGGGAGCGCTGAGCACATGTAGCCTGTTGGCTGGGTCGTATTTAGCTTGTAAGCTCTTGGTCATGTCCTCTTGGTCCTGACTATGAAAGTAGGCTGCTGGTCTTACACTGTGGGTAGGAGTTGCAGCGTAAGGCAGGTAGGCCGCCTTCGACTGCGCGAAGTCGAGCTCGATGACGCCGCCGGTCACGCTCCCGCCGCGGCCGCACATCACGTCTGGGACCAGGCCGACCTCCGACGACGAGCCCTGCTAAACCAAAGGCGAGAGGAAGATTAGGTACTGTGCTACGTAATCTAGGAAGACTAAGGCTGTCTCCGGGAGACACACCGCGGGACCCAAATGAGTCTCCTGTAGCCTCCGACAGTATCCAGTACGAGTTGGAAGACTCATTTTGATACCAGAAAAAGCATAAGCAGAAAGACTCATTTTAGACGTGAGAAGAGACATAACTCAAAATTAAGTATTTTCTTTTTTAAAGATTCATTTACCAAAAGAGTTATCTTTTACGTCAAGACAAAAATAAATATTAAAGTCTTTCCTGTAGCGCCACAAAGGACACTTACGCTGTGCCCGAGCGACGCCGCGGTGTAGGAGCTGTAGGACGGCTTGGCAGCGACGGCTGCGGCGGCGACGCCACCACCAAAGTCAAGGTCCACAGCGCCTACGCCGGATCCGTTGTTAGGCACAACGCTGTCGGCGTGCGGGAACCTGCCACCAGCGAAGTCTTGGCCGAAGAACGGGTCCATGACGTCCGCGAACAGGAAGTCCAGCTTACCGGCGTCGACGACGACCTTGGCCGCCGCCACGGAGTCGTCGTCGTCCTTCTCTTCCGCGGCGGCGCCGAACAGCAGCGCCTCCGCGGCGGGAGCGGCCGCGCCGATGGGCTGCACGGGCACGCGCTCGTGGCGGCGCGCCAGCGGGTTGGCATCGTGGATATCGGCGTCGCACGCGGCGCAGAGCGCGGCCGCGTCGGCGCGGCACGTGACCGCGGCCGGCGCGCGCTCGCACACCTCGCAGACCCACACCCTGTCGTGCCCCGCCCGCGCGTGGCCCGCATCGCACCCCGCGCACAGGTACGCGCCGCCGCCCGGGCACGTCCGGCAGTGCACCACCGCCGGCGAGCAGCCGCACGCCCCGCACCGCCGTCCCCCGACACCCCAGTACCTCCCCACCTGCAGGGCCTCCATCGAACGTACGTGATCTCCTCGATCGATCGATCTCTCAACCGGCAGCCGTGATGATGGCACTTGCTAATGGCTTGCTGCTAATGGCAGGATTAATTAGCAGGAAAGCTTGCGAAGCTGGAGCAAGCTGCGACTATTCCTTGCTTTATAGGGGAAGAAGGTTGAAGCAGCAGCCGCGCCCGCGTTCGTCTTGTCGGGGTGGGCGCGCTTGTTGGGGTGGGAGGGACCGGAGATGGTACCCGTAGGTGGGACAGGGGCGGCGACGGTGACGTGGGATTGGGGGACACGTGGGCCGCCGCGGGCCAAGCGAAAATACGCGAAATGTTGATCTCGTGGATTTTTGGGTGGCGGAGGCCCACGTGCCGATGCCGGGTCATGGGAGCCGTGGGGCCCGCTCGAGCTATCGTCTTGGGAGGATCTAGCATGGCGATCACTGGTCTTGGGCCTCTTGGCCGCCAGGGATTAGGTCACTAGACAGCCAGGGTTCTGAAAATCGCTGTACGGATTACGCTATTTAATCGTAGCATCCCTGCAGCTTATCGCCGCGTGTAAATGCTAGATCATCAGCTCGATCACTAATATTTAAACTTCACGCTTAGACAACGGTTTAGGCTGCCTTTTTCCGGCACGACAAAGCCTAGCTTAAGCTTTATGACACAAGCTAACTAAACCGATGACCAAGGTAATTTGCGTGAGTATGTATGTAAACGATAAGATCGAGCAGCAGCGAGAAGATATTACGACGTACGAAAGCGGCAACTCAGACGCGTCAGACTCAGCCTCACCGCGCGGTTAACCTCAAGGAGGCGCTAAGAGACACTAGTATACCGTCCGTGTTAACGTCACGATTTATTTCAGAGATGCACATGTTTTTTCTATAGTTTGAGTCTCGCGCAATTATATAATACCTGTGCTAAAACTACGGCAGCCAATAACCAGACAAATCAAATAACTAAAAGACATATATGTCAAGTTATTAAGCATAACTGAGATATATTTATGATTCACGCAAGAAGAGATCCCATGTTCTGGCTAGATATTTCCACCAAGGCAGCCAATACTCTTGCAGCACCCTGCTACACCAATCGGCAGCCAAAAACACAATGCAAATACAAATATATATGCAAGAGTACACGCCTTGGCACAGCAAGTCTTGAAGCTCTCCTACATTCAAAAGCCGCCCGTAGAGCTACCACATTAAGTCCAAAGTAAACTTATGAATCCCATGTAGACTATCTCAAACAAGAAAAATTTGCGTTGTTGCATAGACATGTGGAACTTAAGTTCATTATAAAATTATAATAGTGACTCGGTCTAAAAAGGGAGGCACCAAGGCAAGTCAAAATGCATATAGACCAAAATATTTgcatccaaatcatcttcatgTTTCCCAGCTCCTTTTCAGTAACTCAAGCTATGTAGCTAGCAAGTAGCAACACTTTTTGAGTGGATCTGATCCTTGGTCATCAGGATATGGACTACAGTGTTCAGAACTTGAGATTGTTTCTCTATAAAGAATTGCAAAGAGGGATTCCTAGGATATATACCGATAAAAGAGCATGGTGTATTTGATTCTTTTCCTACTGCTTGGGCTAACTATGTTCGATGTTTCAGTCTTTCAGACTGCATTGTAATTTCACAAGAActatatttatttttctttttcctagcaAAAAGGAACTGTATTTCTGCTAATACACAAACAAAAAACCATGTATAGAAGGTAAAGATGAAAAAGAAATCATAAACCCAGGAACTTTGCTGCTACAATGCTACTCAAATTGCCAGTTGAAAAAGACATTGGGCATTGTTCTTCCAACATTTTTTAGAGTATTATATTTTTCAGCATATGGGGAACAATAAATAAAAAGGCGGCCAATTTTACCTTGGTTGACTTGAACATGATTTGCGCAGGGTAACTGGGAAGGCGAGTGAGGCCTTGGTGAGGCCATTGGAACCCATGAGTACGGCGGAGAACTAGGTTCACCATTTGCTTCACGAACCCCTGCACAAATGTGAAGTACCAGTTCAGCTGCAGGCACACAGCGAAACAATTCAGAAATGCGTAGCAGCAAGTGAAACAATTCCAGTGTCCACAACTATAGGTACAGTGCGGGGCAGCCACCCATTAAATCTAGACATGTGGATCACAAGATCAGTACAATACAATTGCATACTAACATGCAAAATACACACAGAACCACCAAAATGTTTGGACGACAGTTCTTACTCCAAAATAATGCTTAGTATTCCTTGAGAAGAAAAGATGATATCTGGTGATACTAATTGTCAAAGGAAAGAAAATTTCTTTGCAAAAATAAAGCGTACTGGTGTGGTGGCTTACTCTGAAGTTGAAGGACTGATCTGATGGTTCTGATTTGGGTAGCTTTTGTTGGCTGACCTTTGAGGACCTAAACCGTGTAATGCTTGTTTAAGCGTCTTTTGCTCtgctcttgtaagttgttgttCCCAGCAAGAGTGTGGTGGGCGTTTGTATTTTTGCAACAAGACCCCTAGCATAACTCAAGCAAAGGTTTTGACTATAGATTATTTTGACTATACATAACGACACACATGGATAAGTAATGAATCAGGATGGGAGTGCATATAGATTATTTTGGACCTGCAATGGCTATATACTCTATCAATACTACACATTAGTGAAAACATAATGAAGTTGAATTAAGAACGAGAAGCTTAGAAGCTTAGACAAAAAGTAGGCTTCTACATTCAAGGGAACCTTATTATGTGAACACACCAATAATTATATCAACATAGGTTGCATAAGTCTCAGTCTAGTGAGTAAGAACAGAAGTTAAGGCAGTGTGAttactacaatggtggtcgaagATCCTCGTTAAATTCAAAGTTCGCAATGGTAAGTATATCCAGTCATGGCAAGACAAATAGCTCATCAATTAAACATGCACAACAGTAAAACACTAATGTAGGCATGGAGTCGGTTCAAGCATAAAAATTGAATCTGAGTCACAAAAAATAACTATTCAATATTCATGGAGTAAAACAGTAAAACCATTGTCAATTACAAATTAAGAAAGATGGAATGCAGAATAGTGAATCATATTTATGGAGTCCATGTTAGTTCATGTTCACCTCATTGAAATCAGAAATAAGATAGCAGAGAAAATATAAACTATCAAGTGACATATTGTACATTATGGGTTCTATTTCAATCGGTCCTTTATATGCATGAAAAGCTCAAGCTTCCACAACAAATTTATATTATAGAAATTGAGTCCTAAGTCCTAAAGAAAGTTTAGTTACTCTCAAACCAATCCCATGTTTATTTACTCACCGATGTCCAATAAAGCTCCATGCATGAACTCCATCCTGCTCTGCGCATCTCCGACAAGCACACATACTTGTTGCAGTGGTCCTGTCATTATGGCTATTCCTTTTTGCCCTATGAGATGAAATCCAAACTGATTTGTTTCCACTGTATTTGTAAAGGAACAAAAGTCAATAGATACATCACAAGCTCATTTTGACTTCAATGGTAGTAGTAAAAATAGAGAATCCTGATCTCAATGGTAATAGTCAATATGTACACCAGAGTAACCTTCAACTGCAGTGAAGGTTACTTAATTTTGCTTGAAGAGTAGTATTTATGTACATGCTATCAACAAGCAACAATTTCAGGGGAAGAATGCAATGATGGCAACAACAGAGAAACACAGACCAGTAAACAAAATAAGGCTACCATGTTGCATTGGTAATTTGGAGAGAAAAAGGGCCTTAAATACTCC is from Miscanthus floridulus cultivar M001 chromosome 7, ASM1932011v1, whole genome shotgun sequence and encodes:
- the LOC136462876 gene encoding zinc finger protein CONSTANS-LIKE 3-like isoform X1; translated protein: MEALQVGRYWGVGGRRCGACGCSPAVVHCRTCPGGGAYLCAGCDAGHARAGHDRVWVCEVCERAPAAVTCRADAAALCAACDADIHDANPLARRHERVPVQPIGAAAPAAEALLFGAAAEEKDDDDSVAAAKVVVDAGKLDFLFADVMDPFFGQDFAGGRFPHADSVVPNNGSGVGAVDLDFGGGVAAAAVAAKPSYSSYTAASLGHSQGSSSEVGLVPDVMCGRGGSVTGGVIELDFAQSKAAYLPYAATPTHSVSSLDVGAVPERSDGVMAGRVATTPAAAAESREARLMRYREKRKNRRFEKTIRYASRKAYAESRPRIKGRFAKRADDNDADFDAAAAAPARSSQQQPSYPYVLDFAAGYGVVPTF
- the LOC136462876 gene encoding zinc finger protein CONSTANS-LIKE 3-like isoform X2; translation: MEALQVGRYWGVGGRRCGACGCSPAVVHCRTCPGGGAYLCAGCDAGHARAGHDRVWVCEVCERAPAAVTCRADAAALCAACDADIHDANPLARRHERVPVQPIGAAAPAAEALLFGAAAEEKDDDDSVAAAKVVVDAGKLDFLFADVMDPFFGQDFAGGRFPHADSVVPNNGSGVGAVDLDFGGGVAAAAVAAKPSYSSYTAASLGHSGSSSEVGLVPDVMCGRGGSVTGGVIELDFAQSKAAYLPYAATPTHSVSSLDVGAVPERSDGVMAGRVATTPAAAAESREARLMRYREKRKNRRFEKTIRYASRKAYAESRPRIKGRFAKRADDNDADFDAAAAAPARSSQQQPSYPYVLDFAAGYGVVPTF